In Triticum urartu cultivar G1812 unplaced genomic scaffold, Tu2.1 TuUngrouped_contig_5444, whole genome shotgun sequence, a genomic segment contains:
- the LOC125529230 gene encoding tubulin-folding cofactor A-like: protein MAATLRSLGIKTRTCRRAVRELRSYEEEVEKEAAKTAAMKESGADPYDLKQQENVLAESRMMIPDCHKRLEATLAELEATLAELKESGEQGDEIGEAESVITEVETVFEQLEDQLTSQVKSVGVLKF, encoded by the exons ATGGCGGCGACTCTGAGGAGCCTCGGGATCAAGACGCGGACGTGCAGGAGGGCCGTGAGGGAGCTTCGGTCGTacgaggaggaggtggagaagGAGGCGGCCAAGACCGCAGCCATGAAGGAGAGTGGCGCCGATCCCTACGATCTCAAGCAGCAG GAGAATGTTTTGGCTGAGTCAAGGATGATGATACCAGACTGCCATAAGCGTCTTGAAGCCACACTGGCAGAACTGGAAGCAACTCTG GCCGAATTGAAGGAGTCAGGAGAACAAGGTGACGAGATAGGAGAGGCGGAGAGCGTGATCACAGAAGTTGAAACTGTATTTGAGCAATTGGAAGATCAACTCACTAGTCAAGTCAAGAGCGTCGGTGTGTTGAAGTTTTAG